From one Leguminivora glycinivorella isolate SPB_JAAS2020 chromosome 5, LegGlyc_1.1, whole genome shotgun sequence genomic stretch:
- the LOC125226114 gene encoding uncharacterized oxidoreductase TM_0325-like produces the protein MSFKNKVVLVTGASAGIGKAIALLFAERSARLAIVGRNVEKLRAVADACASAVASAGRPLEIVADLATDEGCERTARETLDHYGRLDVLINNAGVGARTDLARTDMAIFDEVFNTNVRGVYNLTRLLAPELIKTKGNIVNISSVSGTIVSVGSLPYSMTKAALDHFTKLIALELAPKGVRVNTVSPGVTVSDFVQRVTGISDEAYSEFLDNMAKGIPMRRVCQPEHIAKMVVFLASEDSELVTGTIVKVDGGADLHADFSHMAKQAQK, from the exons atgagtttcaaaaacaaagtgGTACTCGTGACTGGTGCGAGCGCGGGCATCGGAAAAGCCATAGCGTTGCTATTCGCCGAGCGCAGCGCGCGACTTGCGATTGTCGGTCGCAATGTTGAGAAGCTGCGCGCAGTCGCAGACGCGTGCGCAAGCGCAGTCGCAAGCGCGGGCCGGCCGTTGGAGATCGTGGCGGATCTGGCGACGGACGAGGGCTGTGAGAGGACGGCGAGAGAGACGTTGGACCATTATGGAAG ACTGGATGTTCTGATAAACAACGCAGGAGTGGGCGCTCGGACGGACCTTGCGCGGACCGACATGGCGATTTTTGATGAG GTGTTCAACACGAACGTTAGAGGAGTTTACAATCTCACGCGGCTGCTGGCGCCAGAGCTCATCAAGACCAAGGGTAATATCGTCAATATATCCAGTGTGTCTGGGACTATAGTTTCCGTAGGAAGCCTGCCTTATAGTATGACGAAG gcaGCGCTGGACCACTTCACAAAACTGATTGCCCTAGAATTGGCTCCGAAAGGCGTTAGAGTCAACACCGTGAGCCCTGGAGTCACT GTCAGCGACTTCGTCCAACGGGTAACCGGAATCAGCGACGAGGCATACTCCGAGTTCCTAGACAACATGGCTAAAGGCATCCCAATGCGTCGCGTCTGCCAGCCTGAGCATATAGCCAAGATGGTGGTATTCTTGGCTAGCGAGGACAGTGAGCTGGTCACGGGAACCATAGTTAAAGTTGATGGAGGAGCAGATCTGCATGCGGATTTTAGTCATATGGCGAAACAGGCACAGAAGTAA
- the LOC125226113 gene encoding uncharacterized oxidoreductase TM_0325-like, which produces MSFENKVVLVTGASTGIGKAIALLFAERSARLAILGRNVEKLRAVADACANAVASAGRPLEIIADLATDEACERTAKEVLDHYGRLDVLINNAGIGARTDLARTDMAVFDLVFSTNVRGPYNLTRLLAPALIESKGNIVNISSMAATVVAVGSLPYSMSKAALDHFTKLIALELAPKGVRVNTVSPGVTVSDFVQRITGISDEAYSEFLDNMAKGIPMRRVCQPDHIAKMVVFLASEDSELVTGTIVKVDGGAELHADFSDMTKQAQK; this is translated from the exons ATGAGTTTCGAAAACAAAGTGGTACTAGTGACAGGCGCAAGCACCGGTATCGGCAAAGCCATAGCGTTATTATTCGCTGAGCGCAGCGCACGACTTGCGATTCTCGGTCGCAACGTTGAGAAACTACGCGCAGTCGCAGACGCGTGCGCAAATGCAGTCGCAAGCGCAGGACGGCCGCTAGAAATCATCGCAGATCTGGCCACGGACGAGGCGTGTGAGCGGACGGCTAAAGAGGTTTTGGACCACTATGGGAG GCTAGATGTCCTGATAAACAATGCGGGTATCGGAGCACGGACGGATCTGGCGCGAACTGACATGGCGGTCTTTGACCTG GTGTTCAGCACAAACGTAAGAGGCCCTTACAACCTCACGCGGCTATTAGCGCCAGCACTTATTGAAAGCAAGGGAAACATAGTTAATATCTCCAGCATGGCTGCTACCGTGGTGGCGGTGGGAAGTCTGCCTTATAGTATGTCCAAG GCAGCGTTGGATCACTTTACAAAACTGATTGCCCTCGAGTTGGCTCCAAAAGGCGTTAGAGTCAACACCGTGAGCCCTGGAGTCACG GTGAGCGACTTCGTTCAACGCATAACAGGAATCAGTGACGAGGCATACTCCGAGTTCCTAGACAACATGGCTAAAGGCATCCCAATGCGTCGTGTCTGCCAGCCTGATCATATAGCCAAGATGGTGGTATTCTTGGCTAGCGAGGACAGTGAGCTGGTTACAGGAACCATTGTTAAAGTAGACGGTGGAGCAGAATTGCATGCTGATTTTAGTGATATGACGAAACAGGctcaaaaataa